The following DNA comes from Cellulomonas soli.
GGGTCTGCTTCGTGCTGACGGGCGGTCGGGCCCGAGGGCTCAGCGCTTGCGCTGCTGCTTGGCCGCCTTGCGTCGAGCCTCACGGTTGCTGCTCGCATCGCCGTCCGCGGGGCTCGCGGCAGGACGCGCCGCACCGTCACCTCGACGGGTCTCGACGCCGCCGTCCTCGTTCGGCGCCGAGTACTGCAGAGGGGCTCGCTGCTCGGGACCGTCGATGCCCTTGGCGACCAGCCGTCCGGGCACCGGGCCGTCGCTCACCGAACGCGGTCGTGCGGCTGCCGCGGCCGCACCGGCCGCCGCCTGCGCAGCGGACTCCGCCGTGACCGCCGGCGTCTCCTCGGTCGTCTCAGGCTCGGCGACCTTCACCTCGAGGTTGAAGAGGTACCCGACCGTCTCCTCCTTGATGGCGTCGGTCATCGCGCCGAACAACTGGAACCCCTCACGCTGGTACTCCACGAGCGGGTCGCGCTGGGCCATCGCCCGCAGGCCGATGCCCTCCTTGAGGTAGTCCATCTCGTAGAGGTGCTCGCGCCACTTGCGGTCCAGGACCGAGAGCGTGACGCGACGCTCGAGCTGGCGCATGTTCTCCGCGCCGATGCTCGTCTCACGCTCCGCGTAGGCGTGCTCGGCGTCGGAGAGGACCTCACGCTCGATGAGGTCGGCGGACAGCCGCGTGACGCCCCCGGCCTGCTCGACGACCTCCTCGACCGTGATGCTGACCGGGAAGACGGCCTTGAGCGCCGTCCACAGCGCCTCGAGGTCCCACTCCTCCGGCGTGCCGGTGCTCGTCGCCGCCGTCACGTAGTCCTTCACGACATCGGTGCGGAAGTGGCCGACCTGCACCTGCAGGTCCTCGCCCTCGAGCACACGACGACGCTCGTCGTAGATGACGGTGCGCTGACGCGAGAGGACGTCGTCGTACTTGAGGACGTTCTTGCGGATCTCGAAGTTGCGTGCCTCGACCTGCGACTGCGCGGACTGGATGCCGCGGGTCACGATCTTCGACTCGAGCGGCATGTCGTCGGGGAACCCGGCACGAGTCATCATCGACTCAGCCAGACCCGAGTTGAACAGGCGCATGAGGTCGTCCTGCATCGACAGGTAGAACCGGGACTCGCCCGGGTCGCCCTGGCGACCGGAACGGCCACGCAACTGGTTGTCGATGCGGCGCGACTCGTGGCGCTCGGTGCCCAGCACGTACAGCCCGCCGAGCTCGACGACCTCGTCGTGCTCGGCCTTGACCGCCTCCTTCGCACGCTCGAGCGCCTCGGGCCAGGCGGCCTCGTACTCCTCCGCGTTCTCCGCCGGCTCGAGCCCGCGCGCGGCCAGGTCGGCCACCGCCATGAACTCGGCGTTTCCGCCCAGCATGATGTCGGTACCGCGGCCGGCCATGTTGGTCGCGACCGTCACCGCGCCCTTGCGCCCCGCCTGCGCCACGATCGCGGCCTCACGGGCGTGCTGCTTGGCGTTGAGGACCTCGTGCGGCACACCCTGCTTCTTCAGCTTGGCGGACAGCAGCTCGCTCTTCTCGACGCTCGTCGTGCCGACCAGCACCGGCTGACCCTGCGCGTGCCGCTCGACGATGTCGGCGACCACGGCGTCGAACTTGCCGTCCTCGTTCTTGTAGACGAAGTCCTTCTGGTCGATGCGCTGCATCGCACGGTTCGTCGGGATGGGCACCACGCCGAGCTTGTAGGTGCCCTGGAACTCGGCGGCCTCGGTCTCGGCCGTGCCGGTCATGCCGGCGAGCTTGCCGTACAGGCGGAAGTAGTTCTGCAGCGTGATCGTGGCGAGCGTCTGGTTCTCGGCCTTGATCGTCACGCCCTCCTTGGCCTCGATGGCCTGGTGCATGCCCTCGTTGTAGCGGCGGCCCGGGAGGACGCGGCCGGTGTGCTCGTCGACGATGAGCACCTCGCCGCGGTCGACGATGTAGTCCTTGTCGCGCCGGAAGAGCTCCTTGGCCTTGATGGCGTTGTTGAGGAACCCGATGAGCGGCGTGTTCAGCGACTCGTAGAGGTTGTCGATGCCGAGGTAGTCCTCGACGCGCTCGATGCCCGGCTCCAGGACACCGACGGTGCGCTTCTTCTCGTCGACCTCGTAGTCACGCTCGGGCTGCAGGCGACGCACGACCTTGGCGAACTCGGCGTACCAGCGGTTCGCGTCGCCTGACGCGGGGCCGGAGATGATCAGCGGGGTGCGGGCCTCGTCGATGAGGATCGAGTCGACCTCGTCGACGATGGCGAAGTGGTGGCCGCGCTGCACCAGGTCGTCCGTCGTCCACGCCATGTTGTCGCGCAGGTAGTCGAAGCCGAACTCGTTGTTGGTCCCGTAGGTGATGTCGGCCGCGTACTGCACGCGTCGCTCAGCCGGGGTCTGACCGCCCAGCACGACGCCGGTGCTCAGTCCGAGGAACCGGTACACGCGCCCCATGAGCTCGGCCTGGTAGCCGGCGAGGTAGTCGTTGACCGTGACGACGTGCACGCCCTTGCCGGTGAGCGCGTTGAGGTAGGCCGGTGCGGTGGCGACCAGCGTCTTGCCCTCGCCGGTCTTCATCTCGGCGATGTTGCCCAGGTGGAGCGCGGCACCGCCCATGAGCTGGACGTCGAAGTGGCGCTGACCGAGCGTGCGACGCGCGGCCTCGCGCACCGACGCGAACGCCTCGGGCAGCAGGTCGTCGACCGACTCGCCGTCGGCCAGCCGCGCCTTGAACCGGTCGGTCTCCTCGCGCAGCTCCGCGTCCGACAGGGCGAGGAAGCTGTCCTCGAGGGCGTTCACCTGCTCGGCGAGACCCGACAGCTTCTTGAGGATCCGGCCCTCGCCGAGTCGCAGGACCTTCTCGAGGATCGCAGGCACGCAAGACTCCCGACATGTGTTCGCACCCCGGGCGCGCGCGGCGACGGAGCAGCTGGCAGCCCGACCGCACGGACGGGCCCGACCATCGTAGGCGAGGCTCAGCGACCGGGGTGGAGAACGCGCAGCGCGAGCGCGTCGGCGAGGTCGCCCCGCAGCAGCCCGTCTCGGCTCCCGACCTGGACGTCGGACAGGCCCAGCCATCCGGCGAGCACGTACAGCTCGGCTGCCAGTGCCTCGGCGACGGCTCCGTCCTCAGGTGCGGCGGGTGCGTCGCGCGCACCTGCGCCGACGGGTGAGCGGTGCGCCGCGTGCACCCGCAGCACCCCGGCCTGCCGGTCCGCCTTGAGGTCCACGAGCGCCACGAGGTGCTCGCCCAGCAGGAACGGCAGCACGTAGTAGCCCCAGACGCGTTTGGGCTCGGGCACGTAGATCTCGATGCGGTAACGCAGCCCGAAGAGGTCCTCGACGCGTCGGCGCTCGAACACGAGCGGGTCGAACGGGCTCAGCAGGGCCGCGCCGGACGCCCGCCGGGGCGTGGTCGCGTCGCGGTGCCTGAACGCCGGCCCCCACCCGTCGACCACCACCGGCTCGAGCGTGCCCTCCTCGACGAGCGCCTCGACCGCGGGCCGGGCGCGCGCCCCGCTGATGCGGAAGTAGTCGGCCAGGCACCGCAGCGTCCCGACCCCGTGCGCACGCGCGGCGATCTCCACCAGCGCACGGGCCGCGTCCTCGTCGGACGGCTCAGGGGCGGCGAGGACGTCCGGGGGAAGCACCCGCTCGGTGAGGTCGTAGCGGCGCTCGAACGTGCTGGTGCGCCCCGCCGAGGTCACCTCGCCCGTGAAGAACAGGTACTCCAGCACCCGTTTGGCGACCGTCCAGTTCCAGCCCCATTCTGTGCGGGTGCGTGGGTGCTGCGCCTCGAAGCGCTCGTGCACCTGGGCGGAGGTCAGCGGGCCGAGGTCGGCGACCATCGCCCGGACGTCGGCCAGCACCTGCGGGTGCTCGCCCGGCACCTGCGCGATCGAGCCCCACGCCTCGGTGCGGTACGCCCGTCGGCGCCACTCGAGCAGCCGGAACGTCTCCGGGGGCACGTAGGAGGCTTCGTGCGCCCAGGCCTCGACGAGCCGCCGCGGCGCCCGACCGGACGCACGCTCGAGGAGGGCCGGGTCGTACGAGCCGAGCCTGGAGAACGCGGGCATGAGGTGTGCCCGTGCGAGCACGTTGACCGAGTCGATCTGCAGCAGGCCCACCCGGTCGATCACCTGCTGGAAGTGCCGCATCGTCACCGGGCCCGACCGGACGGGCCTCGGACGGTCCAGGCCCTGCGCGCGCAGCGCCGTGCGGCGGGCCTGGGACAGGCTCAGGCGATCCAGGTCACGAGCGCCCCGCGCGCGGGGCCCGGTGAGCGTGTCGGTGGCGGTCATCGGGCCATCCTCGCGCCCGGTACCGACACGGCGGGGCGACCCGAGGGATCGGGCCGCCCCGCCGTCAGCAGTGCTCAGACGTCGGCAGTGCTCAGACGGCGACCGTCGAGGCCACCGGGGTGTCGAGCTTGATCACGCCGTAGCTCCACCCGCGACGCCGGTACGCCACAGCGGGCTGCGCCGTCTCGACGTCGATGAACAGGAAGAAGTCGTGACCGACGAGCTCCATCTCGTAGAGCGCGTCATCGACCGTCATCGGCTGGGCCTGGTGGACCTTCTCGCGGATCACCACCGGGGAGTCGCCGAGCGTGGTCTCGACCGAGCCGTCGGGTGCCACCTGCGCCTCCACGACGGGCGCCTCCGGCTGGGGCGGACGCACGTCGACCGGGGTGAGCGGAGTGTGGTTGCGGTGGTCCTTGCGCCGATCGCGCGTCCGACGCAGACGTTCGAGCAGCTTGCCCAGCGCCAGGTCGAGAGCCGCGTATCGGTCGTCGGCGCACGCCTCGGCGCGGATGACGGGCCCGCGGTCGACCACGGTGAGCTCGACGCGCTCACTGCTGCCGGACTGCCGGGGGTTGGCCTCGTGCGAGACGAGGACGTCGATCCGCTGGGCGCGGGGGGCCAGCTGCGTCACCTTCTCGAGCTTCTGCTCGAGGTGTGCGCGGTATCGCGGGGATACCTCGGTGTGCCGGCCGGCAACCACGATCTCCATGTGTGTCTCCTCCAGGAGTAGGGGCGGTGACCCGCCCGGGTGACATCGGCGTCGTGCTCCGAAGGGCACGGCGGGCGGCATCACCTCCTCCCGGCGGCGGCGCGGCGTCCGGGCGCAGAGGCCCCGACCACCTCGCCGACGTGTCGGCTGAGGCATCCACGCTATCTCCGCAACGGCGCACTATCCACCGTCCTGGCGCGCGTCCCGCTGTGCAGATCGTGAGAACGGTCGAGATCACCCGCGGCGGCTGCCCCGAACCGGCGCGAACCGGGCGCGACGGGCGGTGGGGCGAGGGTGCTCGGGGCGCCCGGCGGCGGCGTGGAGGCGAGCACGAGGAGCCCGATGACCACGGCACCCGCGCGGGCGAGGACCTCCTGGCACTGCGCGGCCGTCGCCCCGGTGGTCAGGATGTCGTCGACCAGCAGCACGGGTACGCCGTCGAGCTCCGCAGGGTCGAGGCCACGGGCCAGACGGACCCGGCCGGCGAGGTTGTCGGCGCGGGCCCGTCGCCCCAGCCCCACCTGGTCGCGGCCGCCGCGCCGGCGCAGCGCGACCAGGGCGCGCGCCCTGCTCCCCCGCTCCTGTCGTCCCGGGCCGTCGTCGAGCGCCTCCGCGACGCCCCCGGCGAGCAGTGCCACGAGGTCCGCCCCGCGCCGTCGACGCGCCGCAGCCGTCGACGGCACCGGTACCACCAGGAGCCGCGCGGGCGTCGGGCACACCGCGACGGCGGCGGTCAGCTCGGGCGCCAGCAGGCGCGCGCCGGCCGCGAGCGCCCGGACGAGATCACCCGTGACGTCCGTCCGGCCTCGGTCCTTCCACGACACGACGAGCGACCGGACCGGGCCGACGGCGTCGGCGAGCGCCCAGGCGGGCACGTCCGGTCGCGTCCCCATCCGGTCGAGCCGTCCCGCACGCTCCTCGCAGCGCCACGGCGGGCCGTCGAGCAGGGAACGGCACGGGCCGCACCAGGCGACGTCGTCCGCCCCGCAGGCGGCGCAGGCCACCGGCAGCACGAGCCCGAGCAGGCCACGACCGGTCTCTCGTAGCGGACGCACGGCACGCCGCGCGCGGGCGCACCAGGACGCCCACCTGTCCGCTGCCTCGACCCTCATCCGCGCAGCGTGCCCGCCCCCGGTGCACGAGCACGGCGGGCGGGCGCGTCCGCGGGACAGGGGCCACGGGCGCGGGGCTGTGGTCAGCCCGGGTACGACGGGTCCGACGCGCCGTCCACACCCACGACCTGCACCCAGCTCGGACCGTCCAGCCGGAACAGCTCACCGCCCGAGGTCGCCACCAGCAGCGCCCGGGCGCCACGCCCGCCAGCCACCGAGACCACGTCGGCCATCTCCGGCAGCGCGGACGTCGGCCCGGAGACCGGCACGAGGTGCAGCGCCGAACCCGCACCGCTGCGGCCGAGCACGCCGATGGTGGCCTCGTCGACCCACACGACCGCGACCGCCTGCGTCAAGGAGGCACCGGCCCGGATCGGCTCGCCGAGCTGCACCGGGGCGTTCGCGTCGTCCCGCAGGACACCGGCGACGTCGACGGCCACCCCGTCGGGGCCGTCGGAGACCACCGCGATCCGGGTGGCGTCCCGCGAGACCCGGACAGAGAGCACCCGTCGGCCGGCCAACCAGTCGACGGCGACCCGCACCGCGTCCTGCCCGGGTGTGGCGACCTGCAGCGCGGCATCCTCCGAACCGCCCGAGGTGTGCGCGGTCCACGCCCACCCGAACCGGTCGACGGAAGGGGCCGCGAGGTCGAAGCCGGGCACGAGGAGCTCACCGGGGGCGTCGTCCGTCGGGACCGTCGCCATGCCCGACGTGGTGAGCAGCACGCGCACCGAGCCGTCCTCGGACCGGGCGGGTGCCGCGGCACCGAGCCCCTGCAGCGTGGCCACCCCGGCCACCGGGCTCACCTCGGTGCCCGCC
Coding sequences within:
- the secA gene encoding preprotein translocase subunit SecA, with amino-acid sequence MPAILEKVLRLGEGRILKKLSGLAEQVNALEDSFLALSDAELREETDRFKARLADGESVDDLLPEAFASVREAARRTLGQRHFDVQLMGGAALHLGNIAEMKTGEGKTLVATAPAYLNALTGKGVHVVTVNDYLAGYQAELMGRVYRFLGLSTGVVLGGQTPAERRVQYAADITYGTNNEFGFDYLRDNMAWTTDDLVQRGHHFAIVDEVDSILIDEARTPLIISGPASGDANRWYAEFAKVVRRLQPERDYEVDEKKRTVGVLEPGIERVEDYLGIDNLYESLNTPLIGFLNNAIKAKELFRRDKDYIVDRGEVLIVDEHTGRVLPGRRYNEGMHQAIEAKEGVTIKAENQTLATITLQNYFRLYGKLAGMTGTAETEAAEFQGTYKLGVVPIPTNRAMQRIDQKDFVYKNEDGKFDAVVADIVERHAQGQPVLVGTTSVEKSELLSAKLKKQGVPHEVLNAKQHAREAAIVAQAGRKGAVTVATNMAGRGTDIMLGGNAEFMAVADLAARGLEPAENAEEYEAAWPEALERAKEAVKAEHDEVVELGGLYVLGTERHESRRIDNQLRGRSGRQGDPGESRFYLSMQDDLMRLFNSGLAESMMTRAGFPDDMPLESKIVTRGIQSAQSQVEARNFEIRKNVLKYDDVLSRQRTVIYDERRRVLEGEDLQVQVGHFRTDVVKDYVTAATSTGTPEEWDLEALWTALKAVFPVSITVEEVVEQAGGVTRLSADLIEREVLSDAEHAYAERETSIGAENMRQLERRVTLSVLDRKWREHLYEMDYLKEGIGLRAMAQRDPLVEYQREGFQLFGAMTDAIKEETVGYLFNLEVKVAEPETTEETPAVTAESAAQAAAGAAAAAARPRSVSDGPVPGRLVAKGIDGPEQRAPLQYSAPNEDGGVETRRGDGAARPAASPADGDASSNREARRKAAKQQRKR
- the hpf gene encoding ribosome hibernation-promoting factor, HPF/YfiA family, coding for MEIVVAGRHTEVSPRYRAHLEQKLEKVTQLAPRAQRIDVLVSHEANPRQSGSSERVELTVVDRGPVIRAEACADDRYAALDLALGKLLERLRRTRDRRKDHRNHTPLTPVDVRPPQPEAPVVEAQVAPDGSVETTLGDSPVVIREKVHQAQPMTVDDALYEMELVGHDFFLFIDVETAQPAVAYRRRGWSYGVIKLDTPVASTVAV
- a CDS encoding ComF family protein, translating into MRVEAADRWASWCARARRAVRPLRETGRGLLGLVLPVACAACGADDVAWCGPCRSLLDGPPWRCEERAGRLDRMGTRPDVPAWALADAVGPVRSLVVSWKDRGRTDVTGDLVRALAAGARLLAPELTAAVAVCPTPARLLVVPVPSTAAARRRRGADLVALLAGGVAEALDDGPGRQERGSRARALVALRRRGGRDQVGLGRRARADNLAGRVRLARGLDPAELDGVPVLLVDDILTTGATAAQCQEVLARAGAVVIGLLVLASTPPPGAPSTLAPPPVAPGSRRFGAAAAGDLDRSHDLHSGTRARTVDSAPLRR
- a CDS encoding winged helix-turn-helix domain-containing protein, with the translated sequence MTATDTLTGPRARGARDLDRLSLSQARRTALRAQGLDRPRPVRSGPVTMRHFQQVIDRVGLLQIDSVNVLARAHLMPAFSRLGSYDPALLERASGRAPRRLVEAWAHEASYVPPETFRLLEWRRRAYRTEAWGSIAQVPGEHPQVLADVRAMVADLGPLTSAQVHERFEAQHPRTRTEWGWNWTVAKRVLEYLFFTGEVTSAGRTSTFERRYDLTERVLPPDVLAAPEPSDEDAARALVEIAARAHGVGTLRCLADYFRISGARARPAVEALVEEGTLEPVVVDGWGPAFRHRDATTPRRASGAALLSPFDPLVFERRRVEDLFGLRYRIEIYVPEPKRVWGYYVLPFLLGEHLVALVDLKADRQAGVLRVHAAHRSPVGAGARDAPAAPEDGAVAEALAAELYVLAGWLGLSDVQVGSRDGLLRGDLADALALRVLHPGR